Proteins co-encoded in one Prunus persica cultivar Lovell chromosome G6, Prunus_persica_NCBIv2, whole genome shotgun sequence genomic window:
- the LOC18774819 gene encoding cellulose synthase-like protein E1 has protein sequence MAKEEHLPLFETKKAKGRVLFRIFAASIFAGICLIWVYRVSHIPKAGEDGRFAWIGLLGAEIWFGFYWLLTQASRWNPVYRHTFKDRLSQRYENELPGVDIFVCTADASIEPPMMVMNTVLSVMAYEYPPEKLSVYLSDDGGSEITYYALMEAAEFAKHWIPYCKKYNVEPRSPAAYFVSKHGDDAVEDNHQAKDFVFIKKLYKYMENKIENAVKLGQVSDQVRSKHKGFSQWDSYSSRRDHDTILQIVIDGRDPINATDNEGCKLPTLVYLAREKRPQCHHNFKAGAMNALIRVSSNISNGKLLLNVDCDMYSNNSLAIRDTLCFLMDEEKGHEIAFVQFPQNFKNLTKNELYASLRVINEVEAHGVDGYGGPLYVGTGCFHRRDTLCGRKFSKDSKSDMKWDNRKREELGIHELEENTKSLASCTFEENTQWGKEMGLKYGCPVEDIITGLSIHCRGWKSVYCNPAREAFLGLAPATLPHILVQHKRWSEGNFHIFLSKYSPAWYAYGKIRLGHQLGYLRYSLWASNCLATLVYSTLPSLYLLRGASLFPQMSSPWLIPFAYVIIGKYTWSFVEFLWCDGTILGWWNEQRIWLYQRTSSYLFAFIDTILFSIGYTNSAFVITAKVAEEDVSKRYEKEIMEFGASSPMLTILATLALLNLCCFAGFVLEEAIAGSKGIAKAYETMSLQVLLCGVLILINLPLYQGLYLRKDKGKMPSSIAYKSMVIAVFSCVCFKLSC, from the exons ACAAAAAAAGCCAAGGGAAGAGTCTTATTTAGGATTTTTGCAGCTTCTATATTTGCAGGCATATGTTTGATTTGGGTTTACAGAGTAAGTCACATACCAAAAGCAGGAGAAGATGGAAGGTTTGCCTGGATTGGATTGTTGGGTGCTGAGATATGGTTTGGTTTTTACTGGCTCCTCACTCAAGCCTCCAGGTGGAACCCTGTTTATAGGCACACCTTCAAGGACAGGCTCTCTCAAAG ATATGAGAATGAGTTGCCTGGGGTGGACATATTTGTGTGCACGGCGGATGCAAGCATAGAGCCACCAATGATGGTGATGAACACTGTTCTGTCAGTCATGGCTTATGAGTATCCACCAGAGAAGCTGAGTGTGTATCTCTCAGATGATGGAGGGTCAGAAATTACATACTACGCCCTCATGGAGGCTGCTGAGTTTGCCAAACACTGGATACCATATTGCAAGAAATATAATGTGGAGCCAAGATCACCTGCTGCTTATTTTGTCTCAAAACATGGTGATGATGCAGTTGAAGATAATCATCAGGCTAAAGATTTCGTGTTTATCAAG AAATTATACAAGTACATGGAGAATAAAATCGAAAATGCAGTGAAGCTAGGCCAGGTTTCAGACCAAGTACGATCAAAACATAAAGGCTTTTCTCAGTGGGATTCATATTCATCTCGACGTGATCATGACACCATTCTTCAA ATAGTAATTGATGGAAGAGACCCGATTAATGCAACAGATAATGAAGGTTGTAAGTTGCCAACTTTAGTGTATTTGGCTCGAGAGAAGAGACCCCAGTGTCACCATAACTTCAAAGCTGGTGCTATGAATGCTCTG attAGGGTATCTTCAAACATTAGCAATGGGAAGTTACTTCTTAATGTAGATTGTGATATGTATTCAAACAACTCCTTGGCCATACGAGATACGCTTTGTTTCTTAATGGATGAAGAGAAAGGCCATGAGATTGCATTTGTACAGTTCCCACAGAATTTCAAAAACCTTACTAAGAATGAATTATACGCTTCATTACGCGTAATCAATGAG GTGGAAGCACATGGTGTGGATGGTTATGGTGGCCCTCTATATGTTGGAACTGGATGCTTTCACAGGAGAGATACACTTTGTGGGAGGAAATTCAGCAAGGATTCTAAGAGTGATATGAAGTGGGATaatagaaaaagagaagaacttGGCATTCATGAATTggaagaaaacacaaaaagtcTTGCAAGTTGTACATTTGAAGAGAACACTCAATGGGGAAAAgag ATGGGCTTGAAATATGGATGTCCAGTTGAAGATATAATAACGGGGCTATCAATCCATTGCCGGGGATGGAAATCGGTGTATTGCAATCCAGCAAGGGAAGCTTTCTTAGGATTAGCTCCAGCCACACTGCCTCATATACTTGTGCAGCATAAGAGATGGTCAGAAGGTaactttcatatttttctttctaagtACAGTCCTGCTTGGTATGCCTATGGGAAGATTAGGTTAGGCCATCAACTTGGATATCTTCGCTACTCCCTCTGGGCTTCAAATTGCTTGGCAACCCTAGTTTACTCAACTCTCCCTTCGCTTTACCTCCTTAGAGGCGCATCCTTATTTCCACAG ATGTCAAGTCCATGGCTCATACCATTTGCTTATGTGATCATTGGCAAGTACACTTGGAGCTTTGTGGAGTTTCTGTGGTGTGATGGTACAATATTAGGTTGGTGGAACGAGCAACGCATATGGCTTTACCAGAGAACAAGCTCCTACCTCTTTGCCTTCATAGATACCATTCTATTCTCCATCGGATACACTAATTCAGCCTTTGTAATCACAGCCAAGGTGGCAGAAGAAGATGTGTCGAAGCGATATGAGAAAGAGATTATGGAGTTTGGAGCCTCCTCTCCAATGCTCACCATTTTGGCAACACTTGCGTTGCTCAATCTGTGCTGCTTTGCTGGGTTTGTATTGGAAGAAGCAATTGCTGGATCAAAGGGCATTGCAAAAGCTTACGAGACTATGTCTTTGCAGGTTCTTCTGTGTGGGGTTTTGATTCTCATTAACCTACCTTTGTACCAAGGCCTTTACCTGAGGAAAGATAAAGGAAAGATGCCGAGCTCCATAGCATATAAATCAATGGTCATTGCTGTGTTTTCTTGTGTATGTTTTAAATTATCATGTTAA